Proteins encoded together in one Chelonoidis abingdonii isolate Lonesome George chromosome 1, CheloAbing_2.0, whole genome shotgun sequence window:
- the RHOG gene encoding rho-related GTP-binding protein RhoG — MQSIKCVVVGDGAVGKTCLLICYTTNAFPKEYIPTVFDNYSAQNTVDGRTINLNLWDTAGQEEYDRLRTLSYPQTNVFIICFSIASPPSYENVKHKWYPEVCHHCPNVPILLVGTKKDLRNNPDAIKKLKEQNQLPVTTQQGVNLSKQIHAVKYMECSALNQEGIKEVFTEAVRAVLNPAPVKPKKPCILL, encoded by the coding sequence ATGCAGAGCATAAAGTGCGTGGTGGTGGGTGATGGGGCGGTGGGGAAGACCTGCCTCTTGATTTGCTACACCACCAACGCCTTCCCCAAGGAGTACATCCCCACTGTCTTCGACAACTACAGCGCCCAGAACACGGTGGATGGCAGGACTATTAACTTAAATCTGTGGGACACGGCAGGCCAGGAGGAGTACGACCGGCTCCGGACGCTTTCCTACCCCCAGACTAACGTCTTCATCATCTGCTTCTCCATAGCCAGCCCACCCTCCTATGAGAACGTGAAACACAAGTGGTACCCGGAGGTCTGCCACCACTGCCCCAATGTGCCCATCCTCCTCGTGGGCACCAAGAAGGATCTGAGAAACAACCCCGACGCCATAAAGAAGCTAAAGGAGCAAAACCAGTTGCCCGTCACCACCCAGCAGGGGGTCAACCTCTCCAAGCAGATCCACGCCGTCAAGTACATGGAGTGCTCTGCCCTCAACCAGGAAGGCATCAAAGAGGTCTTCACGGAGGCCGTGCGAGCCGTCCTCAACCCCGCCCCAGTGAAACCTAAAAAGCCCTGCATCCTTTTGTGA